aGTTTAAAAATAGTCTTCAACCAAAAAGATCTTGAAATCCTGAAGCAAATAACTGGAATGAAATCTAATCAATATCCACAAACGTGGCTccggcaaacaaagggaaagtgcaTGTGTGGACAGTGTATCTATGATGTGCAGAACAATTTCGTTTGTGAGACCAAATGCAAAGTTTGGAAGAGGGAAAAGTGGATTAAGGGGTGGATAACGGCTGTACCATGGTGATAatagcaatgaaaaaaaaaaaaggtgcatgcaaatcagaaatgtgtgcacaCCACGGTgactgagaaaagaagaaaaatgtgtcttccTTTTCCAATGCCCAAATATTTCTGGGCTAGTTTCTGGTCTTTTTGTGTGGTTGTTAAGATGTAGTTAAGCTGTATATTTTGCTGAGACTTGGCAACCCTGCTCATAAAGCACACTGCAGTAGGGAATAGGGTGGCATTTTGAACGCAAGACATGATTTTAAAGGATATCGGCTTTTGAACATACCAATTAGAAcaaagtaatatttaaaaaaaaaaaaaaagaattacagtACTTAGTAAGAAAAAGGAGCGAAATGAAACATTGGTACAAAAATTGATCAGCACTGATACAGTGTCCTGATGTCAATATATCACGATATCCATACCATATCATCCAGCCCTCCTATCCAAGTGACCGCATGTACTAAATTCACAGACTCTCAAAATACACTTCACAAACTTGGAATTCTTCTTCTAATAAGGTGAAATCACCCTTCCCTAAATTAACATGCTTTATGTGCAGCGGAAAAGTCTTTAATctataatttacatatttatgcaGTGACAGTCTTACTTGTGAAACCTGCCACcctgtaaatttacatataaggcCTTGAATATTTCCACAGAAACATCGTCACATGGGTTAAGATGCGGCTGAGTGACAGATGTGGCTGTTTTCACATCAGCTTCGGAGAGTGTGGCTCTGTCAAGACTTTCTCTTCAAGCAGTGAACATATTTGACTTGTACAGCTCTCTGTGTATGATTTATGTATTATACGTGTAGCAGCTTGGCAAAGCATTCGCTTTCCTGAACTAGAAATGTGTAAAGTTATAGTACTTTAAAGGCAGTTTCCtgccttttcacttttgggcataaccagattttaaataattcactcTGACTGTAACGCAGGAGAgttacagacattttgacagccggttTCTGATTACAAACTTAACTTAACTTGCTTATGCTCATGTCTGTTTCGCTAGGACATGTGATCAGATTGTGACACATGaaaagaaatcacacttagctagcaaggtttaaGACGTCTTTAAGACTGTTTTTTTAACGATACTGGCTCCTTATTTAACTCGATCTTTGCAGGATTTCAGCCACAGTGATATcagatgggttttcccagaccaccacagaaatctatttaaataagctttttttttttttttttaaacgttattaaataaacagctctGGGTGTCTACTGAAGAGCTTCAACTGCATAAATTCATTCCAGGCGCACCTACACAGCGCTGTACTGACCCAGGACAGTTCGGTTTCTAACTGATTAACCTTTAAAGCTTGTTGAACTGGCCTGAGAAGTCACCAAACCTATATGAGCTGAGTAATTTAACAtcctccctccttctcccaAAACTCCATCAAGTTCAGACACAGAACAATGACTCACGAATTGAATCAAATCCATATAAACGGTATGTGAACTAATTGTCTGACTCATACAACGCTAAACAGAAcgaaaatgtacaaatattttcAATACTATTTCGATAGACTACATTCCACTTTtctgagaagagaaaaaaaaaaaaaaagtcttgcaTGATTTAAGGACAAATAAAGCAATTGAGCCAGCTTTCGAGATGTGTCGCCTGAGACATGGTAGCAAAAGGAATGTTATTAAATCAACACTAGGATTATGTGCTGTGCATTTTAGGCATGAGGGCTTCAAATGGAGCAGCTGAATCAACTATGCgctaataaaacaacaacaggaaTAGAATTATCATGTCAACACTGGTAACGCATTCACGCTAAACCCTGAGAAAACAcaggagaaaacaaaacaaaaaaaaaaaacccactgatttacttttttatagAATGCTTTCGCATGACTGATTCATACCTGAAGCTAAAATACCATTCGGCACTAAGATTATTTTCATAGAATGCCTCATATTTCCAGAGAAAAACCAGTCACTTCCACTCAGAGACATGGACACTCACTGTTCTAGGAGCTGATCGTATTTGGCCTGAGCATCTCTCTCGGCCCCAGTGGCTCGCTCTTTCTCGAGGACGGCGTTATCCCGTGCCTCACGGAggtttctgggaaaaaaaaacaaacaaaaaaaaaaacaaatcagaggCACACTGGAAGGGGGGGAACAAATCAGAGACACACTGGAACAGGCAGCCACAAAGTCAGATCAAAACGTATCATCGCATGGAAGGGGAACTctgatttaaattttattttaaaaaaatgattctttgctttcttatttatataggcatggatggatggatggatggatggatggacggacagatgaagaattttaaatatatactgaACTCATGACTATCAACAAATCAGCcctttttattgatttaaaaatgattaaaattgcAATCAAACTATTTTGTTCTTAAATCTTCATACTGAGGGCAATAGTCATCTTTTGAGCTGTCCTGGTTTCGCATACTAAAGCCTACACAATAATCTTAGTCAAGTCACCTGACAGCGATGACTAATTCCCAGAGAAGAACAACATGCCAAAAAGATTGTAatcaaaaagtaattttttttctgttttgcattttacatTATGCAAATTTAGTTTTGCTGTGCGTTGGCACAACCCATGGAGCCACATTATGCAATACTACATGTTTAGAGATTTTAATCTGATCTTTACAaccataaaaagaaagaaatcaaacaATTAGCATGGTGACACTTGATTACGCAAATTACTCAGAAAAGTTCAGTCTGTCTACTCATACATTCTGCTAAAATGACAAATTCAGCCTGAATTAgagattctggtgctaatttgtcgcttggtgctgtattttcgttattcctgtgagacgTTTGCGATGGCGGGCCGACCTGATGTCACAGGAGGACGCTGttattgctagcgcagttacagtTAGCGCAGTTACAGTGTGGTTTAATCATTggtacatttttttcaattatctCAAACATAGGTTTGACAGGTTTTTCTGTTAGAGAGTGAAAgaacaagagcttcttttctcactcaccgtTTTCCAGCGACATTTAACGTCATATTAATTCAAAAATCTAATGTACAAGCAGAGAGGATATTTGTGCAAACGTTGGACTCAAAaccccagaatgcaatgcagctataagAACCTATAAGAAGCCGAGACTCGCCTCGGCTAGTCagtgatctatgagatgacgagCGCGATGGCGTTGACGGCGGTATtcgcatgaaagttgaagctttggaagctgttctgtttgagcagagtgtacacaTACGGAGGTGATAGAGATGGACAGaataaaagactaaagcgccgctgcatcactctctttaggttcAGATGAAGAGAGGGCCAAATCCCAATAGCCCCACTACCAGTAGGTAGTCAagcggcattgtgggtaaactAATATATCAGTTAAAGAACTTAGTAttttattactaaataaatctTGGGCAGCACTGACGATCACATATTAGTATGTATAGTATGTATAGTATTAGTAACAgattaatatgtataatatccAGATGcagagtacatttttttttccctttcactAACCGAGCACTTCAGGGTTAAGAGTCGCCAGTCACCAGTGCAGAACTTTAATGAGTTAAAGAGTTGTTTGTTACAGACAGCAAACGATGATATGATGACAATACACTGCAATTTAGCTTAAAGAGCTCATCATTAAAACTGCAGCGCACCTAGTGGTCATGCAGAGAACTGCACGTGGAGTTTGTTGGGTTGTTGGTTTGATTTGTGTTCCTATTACAGAAGCAGAACCGTGCCTTCTGGCTCCACATGCTACGGgagaacagaaaaaacacactttttttccagAAGCTTTAAACACCTGATACAACAAGCTATATTTATTAAGACCTGAGTCAAGGTGTGTGCGAGCACTGTAAGCACAAAAAACGTGCAGTCGGACTGAAAATAAACAAGGCGTGCAGTTTTGGAGCCACAGGTCAAGagtcagagggaaaaaaaaaaaaaaacagcacacgTGATACGGAGTGTAACTATGATCTCAACACTGCGGTGCTCTTAGGAGTCTGAACACCAGGTTGCTGTGTTTGGACAGAACCtcacctgttctctctctcgTACAGCTCTTTAGACGTGCGCTGCAGGCTCTCGATCTCCTGGCTGGTTTTCACTCGGATGTGCTCCAGCTCGTCCCGCAGTTTGTTCTCGTACTCGGTCTTATAGTGATCCCTGGTGGAAAGGCGGTTCATGGCTTTACACAAAAATACATCATAGTGGGTTGatctataaaaatgtaagaGCACCTGAGAAAATGTCTTTTAGAGCGACTAATTCAAAAATGGTGTCTAGAGCGAAACTGCCTGGTTTGAATACTGGAAAGAAAAAACCTTCCTGATGGCCATTTGTGGCtgcactgtttcttttttttttttttttgtgaacaacaattaaaaaaaaaaaaaaaaaaacacataaaatgttaGACAAAGCTAATGTTAGGTACAAAATGTAGGTTAAAATTCTACCGACTTGAATCATTTAATGTTTCCACACAGCCCAAATTTTTTCAACCGCTGATCTGCTGTTGCTCAAAAAGTTTGAACGCGTCttaatcattattaaaatgaattgtaaagcgttagatttgacacttcacTGTAAGCCTAATTAATCTGGTCCAAATTCTTGGGCTTTTTTCTCTTTCGGATGAAAACCAAAGGTGACACTTTTGACGGTTTTATACTTATTCCTAATAACCATAGCTGATGTTAACCAagtacttgtctaatgttagacATGCACTAATAGATTTtctttcatgttaatgaactcaaaacattctccatcaagACGAGACAAAAGCACTGGTCAAAGTTTCTTAACGTGAGAAGGtgggaagggggcggagcttttgGTTAATATTGGACAGTTTGAAACACCCatacaactgtcaatcattccagggTCATTTGTCAATCAGCTGATCTgccattttttaatttggttaGGGGGGGATAAGGCTGGTAATTTGCAGTGTATTTGAGCGATAAGATGTAGCAGCACACTCCAGTGTTAAAATCTGAAGTTCCTTTGGAAAATGCAGTCAGTTTCATAGGTGTGTTATTGTGATCAGCAATTTAGTATTAGCTCTCACCCAAGACTTTAACGTCTTATTATACAATGACTTGTTTCTTATGATGAGGATTCCCAAATCTGTGTGATGCATGCTGGGTAACAGAGTGACCAATATCCACTGACGGATGTGATACAGAATTCTGCAAAAAATGATGAGACTTGGCAATACAAGACTGCATTAGCTAATATTACATAACAAGACTAATaacataaatgtatttgttaTGCTGACAGTGTGTGAAAAGTCCTAACACTTAGCCTAGTACAGACCTAGAAGCCACGTATTTGTCGTAAGCCTCCTCCCTGGCCTTCTTGCAGTCCTCCAGCTGCGTCTGCAGCCTCTCCAGACGATCCTCCTCATGGGCACAGCGCACATTCAGCTCCATGTTCTGCCTGTTCAGATAGTCCTTATCCTTCTGCAGCAGAGTCACAGACTGCTGTAGTGTGGCCACCTGCATGATGTAAAACACAAGATAAGATTAAGTAAAGATAAAGGAAGTTCTCAGGACCTGCTGTGTCCGGTCTGTTTATTACCTCTTTACTGAGATCGTTCCTCTCCTTGGTCAGGGCGGTCTGCGTCAGGTCCATCATCTCCTGCTTCTTCCTCAGCTCTCGGACCTCTGTCTCGtagccgtctctctctctgagccaatcaaattattaattacttttatatttagtgtgtttacatgcacactaatAATCTGATTTCGCTAAGAGATTAATCAAGTTGTCATTTAAACAACATGCAATATTTCTCTGATTAAAGCCATTttgaggaattaaaaaaaaaatagatataaacacattaatctTAGATTATTTAGCGCACTTATGCCGTTAgctttgcattatttttgctacactttgtgtgtttgtctctgtctttgtttttaaatagaGAAAAGTTCAAGAAAGAGTCTCTCAATCTGCTTCTCCAGTCAGCTTTGTTTCCAACCATCcaacgaagaagaagaagaaacgtATAACATTCTGGATATTATGTACATTAAGAGGATAAAACAGTGTTTGGCAGCTTTACCAGCTTCACTATTCAGTTTAAAGACTTATGagttttgtgatttaaaaaagtttcagtGCTACCGCCTTGCGCTgatccatttttcattttttgaaaaatggaTCAGCGCAAGGTTATTATTCGTTCTCTGAAAGCCACCGTCCCCTCCCCTTTTTGCAAATACACCTCACCATCACATTTActtgtgctttctgaacatctcattccagagtTATTCCCCCTTTtctgctataataacctccagtcttctgggaaggctttccactagattttggggtgtggctgtgaggatttgtgttcatcCATGTCCTCACCGCTTCACTTTGTCATAGTTCTGACGTTTGTAGTCTCCCTCCTGGATGAGCTGCTTGGTGTCGGCCAGTTCCAGCGTGAGCCTCTGGCAGCGGATCTCCAGCTCAGAGCGCACTCTTCTCTCGTCCTCATAGCTCTAGATTGACGGAAAGTAAAAACAGATTaccaaataaatttaaaagtttaaacagtttaaagcTCAGAGTGCTGAAAAAGATCAAACTATACCTTACATTAGAAGGTGTgtcaaataaaaaccttaaaaatttaaatatcagAGGACAGTACATTAATTTTGTAGTTGCAAATTTGACAATGTACCACTGGTCCATTGTTCTCAGTAACTCCTTCTACTGCTACCTTTTGACTCATCCTCATATTAAGATCACGCTGACAGGTGTGTTATTTCCTGATTATCTTTGTGGTTACAGAACAAATGTGCAAGTATGAAGGAAATACGACAGCaagggtgctttcacacatGGCACTTACCAGTCCTAACTAGTACCAGTGAACTAACCAGCCTAGCTTGCTCTCTAGATTCTATTTATTATGATCATTAATGCAGATTAAATAAAGACTGGCGTAACTCTGAAGTCTGATGTTGAAAGGGAACGATAAGCTCTTCCGTACCTCCATGAGGGATTTGATTTGTTTGCGATGGCTGTCCAGGTCGTCCATCAGGTTGTTCTTCTTCACCTGTAGCTCAGTCACTAGAGTTCTTAACGGCGTAACCACCTCGTAGAAGCGCACCTGAAACCACAGTGGAAGTGATTAAAGCCCtaatcattcacacacacacacttatatgcAATATGTATACGGACGACCCTGCGTGCTCACTGCTACATATTCGGGGATGGAGAGCTTGTCTTCAGGAAGATCTCGCAGTTCCAGATACTTCTCCTCGCTCAGCTCGACGTCTCTCAGGCTGCGCCGGATGTCGCCGGCCCGCTCGCACAGCTGCCTGTTGGTGTCCTCCAGCTGCTTCTGCCGCACCAAAATGGCGTCCATCTCCTGTTTCATCAGAGCTTGCTGCTTCCTGTGACCAATATGAGAGACGCCATGTCAGAGTCAGCACTGTGCTGACTACTGAGTCTGACAATCATGTGTCTACCAACAGATACAATCCGTTATCATATCTATAAAGCCGTCTCTATGAGAGACAGACTTGTTGAAATGGCCACTGAATTCCAATATCAGACTAGAAAGTGTAAAAGGTGCTTTCAAGTAACTCAAAATCTTGAATGCTCTTCTTCATGCTCTTTAGGTGTGTAGGAATCATAAGAATGAAGCAGAGGTGTTACTTGCTCTAAACAGAGCAGCTGACTATCTAGGCACCCTAAGTAGAGGTCTGGATTAAAgagattacttttttttttttttttttttttttacaagatgaTGAAACAGGGTTTGCACAGGACCTCGAACtttgtgtaaaaagaaaattaataaagaacatatccgtctgtctctgtccttctgtctgtctctgtccatccacctgtctgtgTCCATCTGcatccctctgtctgtctctctgtgtccacccatctgtctatctatctccgTCTCTCAGTCTGCTTCTGTtttattgtctgtctgtgtgcgtTCATCCATTTGTCTATCTGTGTAGCCCTCAGTTTGCGTCCTTGTCCCTCTGTTTGTCTGGGTGCTTCTGTCTATCTGaatctgtcctcctgtctgtctatgtgtccctctgtttatctgtatCCATCCTCctgtcagttttttctttttacatcagtctgcctgtctgtttctctctgactatgttcatctctctgtctctctgtgtcctaTTATTCTATCTGCgcccctctgtctgtctgcctgagTCCATCTGTCTATATGTCTGTGTCCTTGTCTGTGATCCTGAGTCCTTTACTGACCATAACAAATACAAGTCCACACTTGAATCTATGTGAGACAGTAAAACGTCTGTGAGAGCAGAAGAAATACTGCTCACAGGTTAAATCAGTAAAGTGGAGGTGGcatcaaaataaaacaacaaagacACAAGTTACAAAgcaaaacaatgttttaaacACGTATAAACAAATGAGAGCTCTGATGTCAATTTATTACAATCTGCATTTAATTCTAAATCATTTGTGCAAAAGCTACTGCGTCTATATATTCAAACATGGCCAGTgcagggaggtgtgtgtgtgtgtgtgtgtgtgtgtatcagtacTAACTGCTAACCTGTTCTCATCCTGGTGCACTTTGAGCTGGCTGTCCAGGCGAAGGGCGAAGATCTGCTTCTGATGCAGCGCATCGTTCAGCTgttcctccagctcctccatctacatcacacacacacacacacacacacatcagtccaATCCCATCTATATCAATATAACATCACAGCAGCCTTGTGATTTCTCACTTTGGTCAGGTGTTCCACTTTGAGGTTGTCGATGATGAGGTTTTTCTGCGACAGCTCGATTTTCAGGAGCTGGATGTTGTGCAGAAGCTCCTTCCTCTCCAGCACCTGCTTGGTGACTTTGTGAGTGCTGCTTTTCTCATCCGAGGACGAGATGTCCTCTGTAGGCACCGTGGTCTCCAGACTGATCTCCTCCGACTCCAGCGAGCTGGAGATGTTCACCCGCTGACTCTCCTTCTGCTTTTTAGGGGCCATGTTCCAGCTGGCCTTAAACACGGAGGAAAACGTACATGAATAAACAAGTGTGATTCGTAAGTAAACAGTCAAACCGACACACATCGTGGTTTAACAGAGAAGTGACGTGGGATGTTAAGGAAAAGAACATTAGTCATTTACACTGCAGAAATGCAAACAAAGCAAGGTACATGTGTGTTTACTTTATAAACGACTGGACAAGTAAACGTGTAAATAGAAAAGGTAAGCAGGAGGGATGTGAACACCGTATATTAAACAGGAAACTTACGTgagagacaaaataaaacaaatctttaTACAGTTAGTTAGCAAAGTCAAGGGCATAAAGGTATATTCAGTATAAACTAGTACATCTGTGTCTGTCTGacgaaaagaaagaaaaaagagggagagatggacggagagacaaagagaaaaacaagagatagaaaaaacaaaaagagtgagaaagagagaagcggtgagatagaaagaaagagagacagacagacagagaaagaaagagacagacacagacaaagagacagaaccagaaagaaagaaagagaaaaacagacagagacaaatagagactgagagaaaaaagtcaaaagagagagaatcagagagtgagagaaaaacaggtagacagagatagacagacagagatagacagaaacagagaacgAGACAgtgacgagagagagagagacagaaaaaaagacagacagacagtcagagagagagcgagagagagagagagagagagaaaacagggtcagagagagagagaaacagagagcaagacagagacaaacagagttttagagagagagagagaaaaacagaaagagagggagacagagacagagagacaaagggggagggagagagggagaaagagagaatacaGTTACACTTTACTGTATAAACAGTGTTATATATTGCTCATATGTAAGCTCATAGCTGTTAGAGCAGCAGTGCAGCATTTATCAGAATATTCTGGAAGTTAAAGCTGATCTTACTCTCGcgcttcacttcacttcacttcacttccgGTCAAAACTGACGCGAGCGAAGTCTTCAATAACTGCAGTATTGCTAACTAACCTAGCAGCCTGTTGACACTGCCATTAAAGCACTACAGAGACAGTTTATATATAACTTTCCCGGCAGGCCATCTatctttttaagaaaaaaaaaaggtaaaaatctCTTAATTCAAATTAAACCCACCTCCCCAACCGTATACTGTTCAAGCGTCCCGCCGCTTAGAgacaacagtaaacaaagcaaacCGGAAATCAGCTCCCGCTGACGTCActgccttcttcttcttctttgaaTTGAAGTGGTTGCCATCCAACCGATATCGCCGCCTATAGGACTGGAGTGTAAACAAAGCAAAGGCTAAACtctatactaaataaataaaatgaatacaataaataaataaataaaatctcacgGACAACCATATGATCATAGCTCATACAAAGTTATCTTATGCATATTATTcaactgcaaaaaatatattaagCAAATATTGAATCAACATAtgtctttattaatttttaattccaAACCAACATAACGCTATTCATAAACTATTCACGTTTTCTTTGCTATTCATTACGATAATGCAGATTGGTTCAAGTTGacgtttttttaaatgatttgagCGCCCTCTACCGTTCACCGACGGAAGGAAGTGAAATTCTACTTCCGGACTTTTATTCTGAAACCGGAAGTTTGCATTTTTATGTGCGCTAGTAATAAATTcctagcttattattattattatatttgaatgaatttgtaGCCATGTCGAGTGATAATATAATCGGACCTGCTTTACCACCGGGGTTACGAGCGAGCAGAAGTGATGAATCAGATGAAGACAACACGAGTAGGGTTAAATAATGCTAATTATTTAGCTCATATGCTACTTATCTGTGCAACATGTTAATGTACAGCTTAAATCAGGAATCCTCCTGACCTTGCGTGGTTTGCATGTAATTTTAATGCAGTTTATTCTTTTGTGTGttctaatattattaatattatcgTTTGCAGTCATAGGCCCAGCTCTGCCCCCGCTTTATAAACGCACAGAGTCCTCCAGTTCCTCCAGTGATCAGGAACAGGTGGTGTTCAAGAGAGCCAAATACTCAGGATCAGGGGACAGTCTGCCTTCTAAGTATAAGCCTTTTACTCATTATGTTTAGTCTGTGTCCTGCCCTGAGTGACCAGTGATGTCTGAAATGCAGGAAGAGAGCAGCAGCTGGgaggtgtgatgatgatgatgatgatggtgatgcaGATGCAGTGGATGAGGATGATGGCTTCTTCGGTCCAGCTCTGCCTCCAGGATACCAAAAGCAAGACAGTTCACCTGAAAGGTGAGACAAAATAACCACCGGTAGAACCGCAGTAGTCTGTCGTTCACCCTGGAGAACACGCCGTCCTCTAGGTCTGAGTGTCCTCCCTGCTTTAACACGCCTGATTCAGGGCTGAGAATGAGCTGATTAATCAAGCGAGGTAGGTTAgggcagggaaaacactaaaacatgaAGGACAGGGGGTTGTTCAGGACAAGAGATGGGAACCTGAGGTCTACCGCTTTCCCATTAATcctgttttagtgttttcttgATGCCTGAAGCTGATAGCATACTGATAACGTCCTAAGAGTCTTTGGCGCTCCAGTCCTGGACCATAATCAGTACATTTTTGCTGGTTTGCGTCAGCACCTGGTATTATTTTATCACGTTCTGTTACAAACAATGTGACATTTAACAAGtcaaaagaaaatttaaaagaaacttTACCTCTTCATTCTGGGAGTGTGCTGGTGATTCCCGTATGAACCGTTCCATCATTTCTGAATCCCTTCAATTTCCTGTTGTCATATTTCTCGCTTCAGTGAACTAAAATAAAGCCCTGTGAATTGTATTGAGTCTCTCTGAGGACCTGTTTAAGCTAATGGCTTCTATTTGAATCTAATTTGCCTTGAGATCACGTTATGACCAACTGGAACCCGTACACAACCATTACCAGTACAGTACTGAGGGATTTATATGGTGGTGTCCCTCAGGGCTGAGTACTGCCAACcaccctttttttaaatttaatttcccTGTACCTTTTGTTATGCGTAGACCCCCAGTCCTTGGACCCGCGCTGCCTCCAGGCTTTAAAAGGAAGCATCACGATgacgaggatgaggaagaggatgaaggAAGAGGGGTTCTAGGACCGGCACTTCCTCCTGGATACAAAGCGGAGTCTTCCAGCAGTGAGGGAGAAGACGAGGACGTCATCGGGCCCATGCCGTCCAGAGGGGAAAGTCAGAGTAACGTGGCACTGGACTTTGAAAGAAGAGCACAGAGAATGAAGGACAGATTACTGGGGCGAGATGTGAGTGTTCTGTGTTCTGTACTATTCCATT
This Pangasianodon hypophthalmus isolate fPanHyp1 chromosome 26, fPanHyp1.pri, whole genome shotgun sequence DNA region includes the following protein-coding sequences:
- the pibf1 gene encoding progesterone-induced-blocking factor 1 isoform X3, encoding MAPKKQKESQRVNISSSLESEEISLETTVPTEDISSSDEKSSTHKVTKQVLERKELLHNIQLLKIELSQKNLIIDNLKVEHLTKMEELEEQLNDALHQKQIFALRLDSQLKVHQDENRKQQALMKQEMDAILVRQKQLEDTNRQLCERAGDIRRSLRDVELSEEKYLELRDLPEDKLSIPEYVAVRFYEVVTPLRTLVTELQVKKNNLMDDLDSHRKQIKSLMESYEDERRVRSELEIRCQRLTLELADTKQLIQEGDYKRQNYDKVKRERDGYETEVRELRKKQEMMDLTQTALTKERNDLSKEVATLQQSVTLLQKDKDYLNRQNMELNVRCAHEEDRLERLQTQLEDCKKAREEAYDKYVASRDHYKTEYENKLRDELEHIRVKTSQEIESLQRTSKELYERENRNLREARDNAVLEKERATGAERDAQAKYDQLLEHFRQLQLNSDSRASELQNQMKLKAFEAERAQIVQEETARNLSLCQIECEKQQKKLEVLTKEFYALQSSSEKRITELQSQNAEQQVRLETYEKLEKELDDITMQAAEMENEDEAERVLFSYGYGANVPTTAKRRLKQSVHLARRVLQLEKQNTLLRRDLERSTTHTGQISEELQAANQLLQQAQQPYSYLIDTVRQRDTQIQSLKERLSQLEEEVSALKKERASLLQVKNNMAADLERLLSHREELSAMKQALVSMRSRQNREPEPELSSSRAVERRPRELSRTADGEQNQLRPKPTVFVLMLES
- the pibf1 gene encoding progesterone-induced-blocking factor 1 isoform X1; translation: MAPKKQKESQRVNISSSLESEEISLETTVPTEDISSSDEKSSTHKVTKQVLERKELLHNIQLLKIELSQKNLIIDNLKVEHLTKMEELEEQLNDALHQKQIFALRLDSQLKVHQDENRKQQALMKQEMDAILVRQKQLEDTNRQLCERAGDIRRSLRDVELSEEKYLELRDLPEDKLSIPEYVAVRFYEVVTPLRTLVTELQVKKNNLMDDLDSHRKQIKSLMESYEDERRVRSELEIRCQRLTLELADTKQLIQEGDYKRQNYDKVKRERDGYETEVRELRKKQEMMDLTQTALTKERNDLSKEVATLQQSVTLLQKDKDYLNRQNMELNVRCAHEEDRLERLQTQLEDCKKAREEAYDKYVASRDHYKTEYENKLRDELEHIRVKTSQEIESLQRTSKELYERENRNLREARDNAVLEKERATGAERDAQAKYDQLLEHFRQLQLNSDSRASELQNQMKLKAFEAERAQIVQEETARNLSLCQIECEKQQKKLEVLTKEFYALQSSSEKRITELQSQNAEQQVRLETYEKLEKELDDITMQAAEMENEDEAERVLFSYGYGANVPTTAKRRLKQSVHLARRVLQLEKQNTLLRRDLERSTTHTGQISEELQAANQLLQQAQQPYSYLIDTVRQRDTQIQSLKERLSQLEEEVSALKKERASLLQVKNNMAADLERLLSHREELSAMKQALVSMRSRQNREPEPELSSSRAVERRPRELSRTADGEQNQLRPKPTVFVSADELCIINNTNDNVNVSTKWLPATRPVAQSNRQSHK
- the pibf1 gene encoding progesterone-induced-blocking factor 1 isoform X2 — translated: MAPKKQKESQRVNISSSLESEEISLETTVPTEDISSSDEKSSTHKVTKQVLERKELLHNIQLLKIELSQKNLIIDNLKVEHLTKMEELEEQLNDALHQKQIFALRLDSQLKVHQDENRKQQALMKQEMDAILVRQKQLEDTNRQLCERAGDIRRSLRDVELSEEKYLELRDLPEDKLSIPEYVAVRFYEVVTPLRTLVTELQVKKNNLMDDLDSHRKQIKSLMESYEDERRVRSELEIRCQRLTLELADTKQLIQEGDYKRQNYDKVKRERDGYETEVRELRKKQEMMDLTQTALTKERNDLSKEVATLQQSVTLLQKDKDYLNRQNMELNVRCAHEEDRLERLQTQLEDCKKAREEAYDKYVASRDHYKTEYENKLRDELEHIRVKTSQEIESLQRTSKELYERENRNLREARDNAVLEKERATGAERDAQAKYDQLLEHFRQLQLNSDSRASELQNQMKLKAFEAERAQIVQEETARNLSLCQIECEKQQKKLEVLTKEFYALQSSSEKRITELQSQNAEQQVRLETYEKLEKELDDITMQAAEMENEDEAERVLFSYGYGANVPTTAKRRLKQSVHLARRVLQLEKQNTLLRRDLERSTTHTGQISEELQAANQLLQQAQQPYSYLIDTVRQRDTQIQSLKERLSQLEEEVSALKKERASLLQVKNNMAADLERLLSHREELSAMKQALVSMRSRQNREPEPELSSSRAVERRPRELSRTADGEQNQLRPKPTVFTNKEVPEWHRKLKAKSK
- the gpalpp1 gene encoding GPALPP motifs-containing protein 1, yielding MSSDNIIGPALPPGLRASRSDESDEDNTIIGPALPPLYKRTESSSSSSDQEQVVFKRAKYSGSGDSLPSKKRAAAGRCDDDDDDGDADAVDEDDGFFGPALPPGYQKQDSSPERPPVLGPALPPGFKRKHHDDEDEEEDEGRGVLGPALPPGYKAESSSSEGEDEDVIGPMPSRGESQSNVALDFERRAQRMKDRLLGRDDESEKPQRESWMTELPPELQHVGLEARTFKKRSGPENKDRSIWTDTPADRERKARERQEAKERGETVKDDGPRLSKKDLEMAEKVSKYNESKRGESLLSMHAKKMKRKAEEDSKKPAERRPFDRDADLQVNRFDEAQKKALLKKSQELNTRFSHSKDRMFL